In Sphaeramia orbicularis chromosome 1, fSphaOr1.1, whole genome shotgun sequence, a genomic segment contains:
- the LOC115429212 gene encoding tripartite motif-containing protein 16-like protein isoform X2 — protein sequence MLNRSQLKVLSLKTKLKQSSRHEAEMEQKGAELDQENISCSICLDLLKDPVTIPCGHNYCMSCIQTHWDGEDGKNLHSCPQCRHTFIPRPVLVKNTLLAVLVEQLKKTGLEHKGHDTVSSAAERTERQKELELSRQKIQQRIKDKQKDVKALQQEAENISRCADEAAEKNRKILSELIRLLEERRSDVERQIRSKEETEVSRVKELERKLEQEMTELRRKDAEMDKLAQTHDHNQFLLQYPSVSTLREDPDSSHVHVRPQSYFEDVTTAVSELREKLQLSLTEEWTNISLSISQTQVLLEPEPQTRAGFLQYSRQITLDPNTAYERLSLSEKNRRGTHMRQTQNYPDHPDRFSVYYQVLSRESLTGRCYWEVEWKGRGVVVAVAYKDIQRKGCSTECAFGNNDKSWSLDCNNNSPYFRHNRVRSSVPGPRSSRIGVYLDHTAGILSFYSVSETMTLIHRVQTTFTKPLYAGLGLDYNVGDTAHFLKLH from the exons ATGTTGAACAGATCACAGCTCAAAGTGCTTTCACTCAAAACGAAACTGAAGCAGTCGTCGAGACACGAGGCAGAAATGGAGCAGAAAGGAGCTGAGCTGGATCAGGAAAATATTTCCTGTTCCATCTGTTTGGATCTACTGAAGGATCCGGTGACTATTCCCTGTGGACACAACTACTGTATGAGCTGTATTCAAACCCACTGGGATGGAGAGGACGGGAAGAACCTCCACAGCTGCCCTCAGTGCAGACACACCTTCATACCCAGGCCTGTCCTGGTCAAAAACACCCTGTTGGCAGTTTTAgtggaacagctgaagaagactggACT TGAACATAAAGGCCACGACACAGTGTCATCTGCAGCAGAAAGGACTGAGAGGCAGAAGGAGCTGGAGCTGAGTCGACAGAAAATCCAGCAGAGaatcaaagacaaacagaaagatgtGAAGGCGCTTCAACAGGAGGCGGAGAACATCAGTCGCTGCGCTGACGAAGCGGCGGAGAAGAACCGCAAGATCCTGAGCGAGCTGATCCGACTCCTGGAGGAAAGAAGGAGCGATGTGGAGCGGCAGATCAGATCCAAGGAGGAAACGGAAGTGAGTCGAGTCAAAGAGCTGGAGCGGAAGCTGGAGCAGGAGATGactgagctgaggaggaaagaCGCTGAGATGGACAAACTGGCACAAACACACGACCACAACCAGTTTTTACTCCAGTATCCATCAGTGTCCACACTCAGAGAAGATCCAGACTCATCCCACGTCCACGTCCGTCCTCAGAGTTACTTTGAGGATGTGACCACAGCTGTGTCAGAGCTCAGAGAGAAACTCCAGCTCAGTCTGACAGAAGAATGGACCAACATCTCACTGAGCATCAGTCAAACACAGGTtctactagaaccagaaccacagaccagagcAGGATTCTTACAATATTCACGTCAAATcacactggatccaaacacagcgtaTGAACGTCTGTCACTGTCTGAGAAGAATAGAAGAGGAACACATATGAGACAAACACAGAACTATCCTGATCATCCAGACAGATTCAGTGTCTATTATCAGGTCCTGAGCAGAGAGAGTCTGACTGGtcgatgttactgggaggtggagtggaAGGGGAGGGGTGTTGTGGTTGCAGTCGCATATAAGGATATTCAGAGAAAAGGATGCTCTACTGAATGTGCATTTGGAAACAATGACAAATCTTGGTCTTTAGATTGTAACAATAACTCTCCTTACTTTCGTCATAACAGAGTCAGGTCTTCAGTCCCAGGTCCACGTTCCTCCAGAATCGGAGTCTACCTggatcacacagcaggtattctgtccttctacagcgtctctgaaaccatgactctgatccacagagtccagaccacattcACTAAACCTCTGTACGCTGGACTTGGTCTTGATTATAATGTTGGAGACACCGCCCACTTTCTTAAACTCCATTAA
- the LOC115429212 gene encoding tripartite motif-containing protein 16-like isoform X1, with translation MLNRSQLKVLSLKTKLKQSSRHEAEMEQKGAELDQENISCSICLDLLKDPVTIPCGHNYCMSCIQTHWDGEDGKNLHSCPQCRHTFIPRPVLVKNTLLAVLVEQLKKTGLGAAAADHCYAGAEDVVCDFCTGRKLKAVKSCLVCLVSYCHKHLQPHYESAAFKKHKLVDPSENLQENICSRHDEVMKMFCRTDSQCICYLCSVDEHKGHDTVSSAAERTERQKELELSRQKIQQRIKDKQKDVKALQQEAENISRCADEAAEKNRKILSELIRLLEERRSDVERQIRSKEETEVSRVKELERKLEQEMTELRRKDAEMDKLAQTHDHNQFLLQYPSVSTLREDPDSSHVHVRPQSYFEDVTTAVSELREKLQLSLTEEWTNISLSISQTQVLLEPEPQTRAGFLQYSRQITLDPNTAYERLSLSEKNRRGTHMRQTQNYPDHPDRFSVYYQVLSRESLTGRCYWEVEWKGRGVVVAVAYKDIQRKGCSTECAFGNNDKSWSLDCNNNSPYFRHNRVRSSVPGPRSSRIGVYLDHTAGILSFYSVSETMTLIHRVQTTFTKPLYAGLGLDYNVGDTAHFLKLH, from the coding sequence ATGTTGAACAGATCACAGCTCAAAGTGCTTTCACTCAAAACGAAACTGAAGCAGTCGTCGAGACACGAGGCAGAAATGGAGCAGAAAGGAGCTGAGCTGGATCAGGAAAATATTTCCTGTTCCATCTGTTTGGATCTACTGAAGGATCCGGTGACTATTCCCTGTGGACACAACTACTGTATGAGCTGTATTCAAACCCACTGGGATGGAGAGGACGGGAAGAACCTCCACAGCTGCCCTCAGTGCAGACACACCTTCATACCCAGGCCTGTCCTGGTCAAAAACACCCTGTTGGCAGTTTTAgtggaacagctgaagaagactggACTTGGAGCTGCTGCAGCTGATCACTGCTACGCTGGAGCTGAAGATGTGGTCTGTGATTTCTGCACTGGGAGGAAACTGAAAGCTGTCAAGTCCTGTCTGGTGTGTTTGGTCTCCTACTGCCACAAACACCTTCAGCCTCATTATGAATCTGCCGCCTTTAAGAAACACAAGCTGGTGGATCCGTCGGAGAACCTCCAGGAGAACATCTGCTCTCGTCACGATGaggtgatgaagatgttctgccGCACCGACAGTCAGTGTATCTGTTATCTGTGCTCTGTGGATGAACATAAAGGCCACGACACAGTGTCATCTGCAGCAGAAAGGACTGAGAGGCAGAAGGAGCTGGAGCTGAGTCGACAGAAAATCCAGCAGAGaatcaaagacaaacagaaagatgtGAAGGCGCTTCAACAGGAGGCGGAGAACATCAGTCGCTGCGCTGACGAAGCGGCGGAGAAGAACCGCAAGATCCTGAGCGAGCTGATCCGACTCCTGGAGGAAAGAAGGAGCGATGTGGAGCGGCAGATCAGATCCAAGGAGGAAACGGAAGTGAGTCGAGTCAAAGAGCTGGAGCGGAAGCTGGAGCAGGAGATGactgagctgaggaggaaagaCGCTGAGATGGACAAACTGGCACAAACACACGACCACAACCAGTTTTTACTCCAGTATCCATCAGTGTCCACACTCAGAGAAGATCCAGACTCATCCCACGTCCACGTCCGTCCTCAGAGTTACTTTGAGGATGTGACCACAGCTGTGTCAGAGCTCAGAGAGAAACTCCAGCTCAGTCTGACAGAAGAATGGACCAACATCTCACTGAGCATCAGTCAAACACAGGTtctactagaaccagaaccacagaccagagcAGGATTCTTACAATATTCACGTCAAATcacactggatccaaacacagcgtaTGAACGTCTGTCACTGTCTGAGAAGAATAGAAGAGGAACACATATGAGACAAACACAGAACTATCCTGATCATCCAGACAGATTCAGTGTCTATTATCAGGTCCTGAGCAGAGAGAGTCTGACTGGtcgatgttactgggaggtggagtggaAGGGGAGGGGTGTTGTGGTTGCAGTCGCATATAAGGATATTCAGAGAAAAGGATGCTCTACTGAATGTGCATTTGGAAACAATGACAAATCTTGGTCTTTAGATTGTAACAATAACTCTCCTTACTTTCGTCATAACAGAGTCAGGTCTTCAGTCCCAGGTCCACGTTCCTCCAGAATCGGAGTCTACCTggatcacacagcaggtattctgtccttctacagcgtctctgaaaccatgactctgatccacagagtccagaccacattcACTAAACCTCTGTACGCTGGACTTGGTCTTGATTATAATGTTGGAGACACCGCCCACTTTCTTAAACTCCATTAA